A window of Candidatus Rokuibacteriota bacterium contains these coding sequences:
- a CDS encoding glycosyltransferase family 2 protein, which produces MSQLSVTIITWNEAERLRACLESVAWASEIVVVDAESTDKTVQIAREFTDRVWVRPWPGFAPQKNFALDQTTHAWALSLDADERVTPELHAEIERVLEADGPADGYAVARKNVFWGAWVRHGGLYPDWQMRLFRRGRGRFVEHAVHESIRVQGSVGRLAHPLLHESYRDLEQFVERANRYSTLAARQWLASGQRVRPLDLITRPLGRFVSMYALKGGFLDGWRGLVLAALYAQYVFLRTAKVWEFQRERGRSAG; this is translated from the coding sequence GTGAGCCAGCTCTCCGTCACCATCATCACCTGGAACGAGGCGGAGCGTCTCCGCGCCTGCCTGGAGAGCGTGGCCTGGGCATCGGAGATCGTCGTGGTCGACGCCGAGTCCACGGACAAGACCGTCCAGATCGCGCGCGAGTTCACCGATCGGGTTTGGGTGCGGCCCTGGCCCGGGTTCGCTCCCCAGAAGAACTTCGCGCTGGACCAGACGACGCACGCCTGGGCGCTCTCGCTCGATGCCGACGAGCGCGTGACGCCCGAGCTCCACGCCGAGATCGAGCGGGTGCTGGAGGCCGACGGCCCCGCGGACGGGTACGCGGTCGCGCGGAAGAACGTCTTCTGGGGCGCGTGGGTCCGTCACGGCGGGCTCTACCCGGACTGGCAGATGCGGCTGTTCCGGCGCGGCCGGGGTCGCTTCGTGGAGCACGCCGTCCACGAGTCCATCCGGGTGCAGGGGAGCGTCGGCCGCCTGGCCCATCCGCTCCTGCACGAGAGCTACCGGGACCTGGAGCAGTTCGTCGAGCGGGCCAACCGTTACTCCACCCTCGCGGCGCGGCAGTGGCTCGCCAGCGGCCAACGGGTCCGGCCCCTCGACCTGATCACGCGCCCGCTGGGTCGGTTCGTGTCGATGTACGCGCTCAAGGGCGGGTTCCTCGACGGCTGGCGGGGGCTGGTCCTGGCTGCCCTCTACGCCCAGTACGTCTTTCTGCGTACGGCCAAGGTGTGGGAGTTCCAGCGGGAGCGGGGGAGGAGCGCAGGGTGA
- the waaC gene encoding lipopolysaccharide heptosyltransferase I, with product MRIGILKLSSLGDVIHALPVAHALRRHFPRAHLTWVAEAREARLLVNHPDLDAVVAVDTRRWRRRFWRPGTAREIGEILRQLGMARLDVALDLQGLIKSGILAAWTRAPLRIGFGPSHLREPMNALFTNRRVVPPLEAVHVVEQYLALLGPLGITDRRPVFTIPLSPDAERWVDAFLTDRGVKPSDRLVALNVGAGRPEKRWPQGHWRRLAEGLAVEAGVRLLVLWGPGEEPLAASVSRGLPTSPLLAPRTTLDELAAFLRRAVLVLAADTGPLHLAAALGTPCVGLYGPTSGARNGPYGGHCRVLESPDGRMASLEPEAVLGAVSDLLASSASAAGGRA from the coding sequence ATGAGGATCGGCATCCTCAAGCTCTCCTCCCTCGGGGACGTCATCCACGCCCTCCCTGTCGCCCACGCCCTCCGCCGGCACTTCCCTCGTGCGCACCTCACGTGGGTCGCCGAGGCGCGCGAGGCCCGGCTCCTCGTCAATCACCCCGACCTCGACGCTGTCGTCGCCGTCGACACCCGGCGCTGGCGGCGGCGCTTCTGGAGACCCGGCACAGCGCGTGAGATCGGAGAGATCCTTCGCCAGCTCGGGATGGCTCGCCTCGACGTCGCGCTCGACCTCCAGGGGCTCATCAAGAGCGGGATCCTCGCCGCCTGGACCCGCGCGCCGCTCCGGATCGGCTTCGGACCGAGCCACCTGCGGGAGCCGATGAACGCGCTGTTCACCAACCGTCGCGTCGTTCCGCCGCTGGAGGCGGTCCATGTCGTCGAGCAGTACCTGGCACTGCTCGGCCCGCTGGGAATCACCGATCGCCGCCCCGTCTTCACCATCCCCCTGAGCCCGGACGCCGAACGCTGGGTCGACGCGTTCCTGACCGATCGCGGGGTGAAGCCGTCCGATCGCCTGGTGGCGCTCAACGTGGGCGCGGGGCGCCCCGAGAAGCGCTGGCCGCAAGGCCACTGGCGCCGCCTGGCCGAGGGCCTCGCCGTGGAAGCCGGCGTGCGGCTGCTGGTGCTGTGGGGCCCGGGTGAGGAACCTCTGGCGGCGAGCGTCAGCCGCGGGCTCCCCACGTCCCCGCTGCTCGCGCCGCGGACCACGCTCGATGAGCTCGCCGCGTTCCTGCGACGGGCGGTCCTCGTCCTGGCGGCGGACACCGGCCCGCTCCATCTGGCGGCAGCCCTGGGCACGCCGTGCGTCGGGCTCTACGGGCCCACGTCCGGTGCGCGGAACGGGCCCTACGGCGGCCACTGCCGGGTGCTCGAGAGCCCGGACGGCCGCATGGCGTCGCTCGAGCCTGAGGCGGTCCTCGGTGCGGTCAGCGACCTGCTGGCCTCTTCGGCGAGCGCCGCGGGAGGGCGGGCGTGA
- a CDS encoding adenylyltransferase/cytidyltransferase family protein, with protein MAHRVSLEEAERLAVQLRSQGQRLVLANGCFDLLHVGHVRYLQAAKALGEVLIVAINSDASVRRIKGPGRPLTNEAERAEILAALGCVDYVVAFDDDTVDRVVARLRPDVHAKGTDYTEESVPELEAVRQGGGRVAIVGDAKVHSVRELIAVIVREFGGKP; from the coding sequence ATGGCGCACCGCGTGAGCCTTGAGGAAGCCGAGCGCCTCGCCGTGCAGCTCCGGAGCCAGGGACAGCGCCTCGTTCTCGCCAACGGCTGCTTCGATCTCCTGCACGTCGGTCACGTCCGGTACCTCCAGGCGGCCAAAGCGCTCGGCGAGGTCCTGATCGTCGCGATCAACTCGGACGCCTCGGTCCGCCGCATCAAGGGGCCGGGCCGCCCCCTGACTAACGAGGCGGAGCGGGCGGAGATCCTCGCCGCCCTCGGCTGCGTGGACTACGTGGTCGCGTTCGACGACGACACCGTCGATCGCGTGGTGGCGCGGCTCAGGCCTGACGTCCACGCCAAAGGGACCGACTACACGGAGGAGTCGGTCCCGGAGCTCGAGGCCGTCCGGCAGGGCGGCGGTCGCGTGGCCATCGTCGGAGACGCCAAGGTGCACTCCGTCCGGGAGCTGATCGCGGTCATCGTGCGGGAGTTTGGCGGAAAGCCATGA
- a CDS encoding bifunctional hydroxymethylpyrimidine kinase/phosphomethylpyrimidine kinase, with product MTVSLQRLRTVADRFEGKTVLVLGDLIADEYVYGKPARISREAPVLILRFQSRDVRLGGAANACHNILGLGARVIPVGVLGTDAAGDEVLALFRSLGVTSEGIVRTRGRPTPVKTRIMAGGYQSTRQQVVRVDREPQEPLDGRVEDGLASRLAAWGPGADAILVSDYGYRTVSDGLWAQAQAIGRRRGAVVSVDSRYDLLRFRGLTAATPNEPEVEQLTGAVLDDDPSVEKAGRQLLQQLDCRYLLITRGSRGMVLLERDGPVTFLPIHGSDEIADVTGAGDTVISTFTLALASGSSPLDAAWLANVAGGVVVMKRGTTPIVKADLLRALGNDGAPREP from the coding sequence GTGACGGTCTCTCTCCAGCGCCTCAGGACTGTCGCTGATCGGTTCGAGGGGAAAACGGTGCTCGTCCTCGGGGACCTGATCGCCGACGAGTACGTCTACGGGAAGCCCGCGCGGATCTCCCGCGAAGCCCCGGTGCTGATCCTCCGCTTTCAATCCCGGGATGTCCGGCTCGGGGGGGCCGCCAACGCTTGCCACAACATTCTCGGGCTCGGCGCGCGGGTCATTCCCGTCGGTGTCCTCGGGACCGATGCTGCGGGCGACGAGGTCCTCGCCCTGTTCCGCTCGCTGGGGGTCACGAGCGAAGGGATCGTGAGGACGCGCGGCCGCCCCACGCCCGTAAAGACCCGGATCATGGCCGGCGGTTACCAGTCGACCCGTCAGCAGGTGGTCAGAGTCGACCGGGAGCCTCAGGAACCGCTCGACGGGCGCGTCGAGGACGGGCTGGCGAGCCGCCTGGCCGCGTGGGGACCGGGGGCCGATGCGATTCTCGTCTCCGACTACGGCTACCGGACGGTGAGCGACGGTCTCTGGGCCCAGGCCCAGGCGATCGGGAGGCGGCGCGGCGCTGTCGTGAGCGTCGACAGCCGCTACGATCTCCTGCGCTTCCGCGGCCTCACGGCCGCGACTCCCAACGAACCCGAGGTCGAGCAGCTCACCGGAGCGGTCCTGGACGACGACCCGTCGGTCGAGAAGGCTGGGCGGCAGCTCCTCCAGCAGCTCGATTGCCGGTACCTCCTCATCACGCGAGGGAGCCGCGGCATGGTGCTGCTCGAGCGAGACGGCCCTGTCACGTTCCTGCCCATCCACGGGAGCGACGAGATCGCCGACGTGACTGGCGCCGGGGACACCGTGATCAGCACCTTCACGCTGGCGCTCGCCAGCGGGAGCAGTCCGCTCGACGCGGCGTGGCTCGCCAACGTGGCGGGGGGCGTCGTCGTGATGAAGCGGGGTACCACGCCGATCGTCAAGGCCGACCTCCTCCGAGCGCTCGGGAACGATGGCGCACCGCGTGAGCCTTGA
- a CDS encoding glycosyltransferase family 4 protein — protein sequence MRVAIVCRPFSFYGGLETATAGLVREFVHQGYDLHLFSPPGQLEIPGVTHHRLPVIPAPSAARHLSLALAASAAVRRVRVDVVQSHERSLFQHVYRAGEGCHRAYLAVKARRRRGAGRLALKANPAHLVLLALERRIFASNATRWIVAISRRGAQEIRQFYGVPDSRLTVIYNGVDQNRFHPAGRARFGPELRDRLGIPRGAWLVLMVGSGFERKGLGPLIEGFARLRDRDARLLVVGKGSSRPYRALGERLGVASRVIWAGPRPDIERFYAAADLVALPSLYEPFGNVHLEALASGLPVLASARSGGAEIIRHGEIGWILGDPEDPSAIADGLEALRDADPVAITARAREAVKPFTFTAQVQAFAELYRTL from the coding sequence ATGAGGGTCGCCATCGTCTGCCGTCCGTTTTCGTTCTACGGAGGCCTGGAGACTGCGACCGCCGGGCTGGTCCGGGAGTTCGTCCACCAGGGCTACGACCTGCACCTGTTCAGTCCTCCAGGCCAGCTCGAGATCCCGGGGGTCACGCACCACCGGTTGCCGGTGATCCCGGCTCCGTCGGCCGCGCGTCACCTCTCCCTCGCCCTCGCCGCCAGCGCCGCGGTGAGACGGGTGCGTGTGGACGTGGTTCAGAGTCACGAGCGGAGCCTCTTTCAGCACGTTTACCGGGCGGGCGAGGGTTGTCATCGGGCCTACCTCGCGGTCAAGGCGCGGCGCCGCCGAGGCGCCGGGCGGCTCGCCCTCAAGGCCAACCCCGCGCACCTCGTGCTCCTGGCCCTCGAGCGCAGGATCTTCGCGAGCAACGCCACCCGCTGGATCGTCGCCATCTCGCGCCGGGGCGCGCAGGAGATCCGGCAGTTCTACGGCGTCCCCGACTCGCGGCTCACGGTGATCTACAATGGCGTGGACCAGAACCGCTTCCACCCCGCCGGCCGCGCGCGCTTCGGCCCGGAGCTCCGCGACAGGCTCGGGATTCCCCGCGGCGCCTGGCTCGTCCTCATGGTCGGCTCGGGATTCGAGCGCAAGGGCCTGGGGCCGTTGATCGAGGGGTTCGCCCGGCTCCGCGATCGCGACGCCCGGTTGCTCGTGGTGGGTAAGGGGAGCAGCCGACCGTATCGGGCCCTTGGCGAACGACTGGGCGTGGCGAGCCGCGTGATCTGGGCCGGTCCGCGCCCCGATATCGAGCGCTTCTATGCGGCGGCCGACCTGGTGGCGCTCCCCTCGCTCTACGAGCCGTTCGGGAACGTCCACCTTGAGGCCCTCGCGTCCGGGCTCCCCGTCCTGGCCAGCGCCCGAAGCGGTGGCGCCGAAATAATCCGGCACGGCGAGATCGGCTGGATATTGGGGGATCCCGAAGATCCGAGCGCCATCGCGGACGGACTCGAAGCGCTCAGGGACGCCGACCCGGTCGCGATCACCGCCCGCGCGCGCGAAGCCGTCAAGCCGTTCACGTTCACCGCCCAGGTCCAGGCCTTCGCCGAGCTGTACCGGACCCTCTGA
- a CDS encoding glycosyltransferase — translation MKVSILCFDLSSNAAGRADLLARLLAPRYEVEVVGPCFGGGLWPPVQDGPIRYRSVAGSRYPRFVTRLPELLALADGDLVYASKPRPTSFGVGLVKRALARRPLILDIDDWEVGFYYRAGLWGRVGRFLNLANPNGLPWTWLMERLVGRVSVRTVASRFLEARFGGSLIPHVRDTEAWRPGKHDPSPARRRLEVRGEKVVMFLGTPRDHKGLDDLAEALGRLGRPDVILALVGTDPDSPPARRLASRTPALRCVRAIPFVEVPHYLEAADVVAVPQRRSSDSLAQVPAKLFDAIALGRPIVSTRVSMIPEILDGCGLLVEPGDPDALAQALAFLLDHPEEASALGRRARARAEERYSFAVARRVLLPLIERTLAREA, via the coding sequence GTGAAGGTCTCGATCCTCTGCTTCGACCTCTCGAGCAACGCGGCGGGGCGAGCCGACCTCCTGGCGCGGCTCCTGGCCCCGCGCTACGAGGTCGAGGTCGTGGGGCCGTGCTTCGGCGGTGGCCTCTGGCCTCCCGTCCAGGACGGCCCGATCCGCTATCGGAGTGTGGCCGGCTCACGGTACCCGCGCTTCGTGACCCGGCTTCCCGAGCTCCTCGCGCTTGCCGACGGAGACCTGGTCTACGCGTCCAAGCCTCGGCCGACCAGCTTCGGGGTGGGGCTCGTGAAACGCGCGCTGGCGCGGCGTCCGTTGATCCTGGACATCGACGACTGGGAGGTCGGCTTCTACTATCGCGCCGGTCTGTGGGGACGGGTCGGGCGCTTCCTCAACCTCGCCAACCCCAACGGCCTTCCGTGGACGTGGCTGATGGAGCGCTTGGTGGGACGGGTCAGCGTGCGGACGGTGGCGTCCCGATTTCTCGAGGCCCGCTTCGGAGGGTCCCTGATCCCTCACGTCAGAGACACCGAGGCCTGGCGCCCGGGGAAGCATGACCCTTCGCCGGCGCGCCGCCGCCTCGAGGTGCGAGGCGAGAAAGTCGTCATGTTCCTGGGCACGCCCCGCGACCACAAGGGGCTCGACGACCTCGCCGAGGCGCTCGGGCGGCTTGGCCGCCCCGACGTGATCCTGGCGCTCGTGGGGACCGATCCCGACAGTCCTCCCGCACGCCGCCTCGCGTCGCGTACGCCGGCGCTCAGGTGTGTGCGGGCGATCCCGTTCGTCGAAGTTCCGCACTACCTGGAGGCGGCCGACGTGGTGGCCGTTCCCCAGCGTCGCAGCTCCGACAGCCTGGCCCAGGTCCCCGCCAAGCTCTTCGATGCCATAGCGCTGGGCCGGCCGATCGTCTCCACGCGGGTCTCGATGATCCCCGAGATCCTGGACGGCTGCGGTCTGCTCGTGGAACCGGGCGATCCGGACGCGCTGGCCCAGGCCCTCGCCTTTCTGCTCGACCATCCCGAAGAAGCGTCGGCGCTGGGTCGCCGCGCCCGGGCCCGCGCCGAGGAACGGTACAGCTTCGCGGTTGCCCGCCGCGTCCTCCTGCCGCTGATCGAGCGCACGCTGGCCCGGGAAGCATGA
- a CDS encoding glycosyltransferase family 4 protein, whose amino-acid sequence MRSLRVLHVVSCRGWSSDAYWAARAVHELERAGHQAIFCGRAGTEERVLRRARGLGVKRIETLALTRGLRPAADTRDVTRLVRWLPEVDVVHVHRGKEHWLAALANRVSRSPRPLVRTRHIVRVVRPHAANRWLYGAATDLVITVTHAIARQYVASGLLTPERAVTLPGGVDDRRFRPGADDRPVRAALGLRPDEPLLGIAGGLRVMKGHQVVVEALARLGATGVRPHVLVVGEGSQKTLIREGIRRAGLDAQFSFVGFAPDLPQVVGAIDVALYVPLESDGMGRVVFEYLATARALIASRVGIVPEVLTDGRDALLVPAGDPGALAAAIGRLLGDERLRQALGVAGRRLVEERYSGARVAQSLVAHYARLVRLPGP is encoded by the coding sequence GTGAGATCCCTCCGGGTCCTCCACGTGGTGAGCTGTCGCGGGTGGAGCTCCGACGCGTACTGGGCGGCGCGGGCGGTCCACGAGCTCGAACGGGCGGGGCACCAGGCGATTTTCTGCGGTCGGGCCGGCACGGAGGAGCGCGTTCTCAGGCGGGCGCGAGGGCTCGGGGTCAAGCGCATCGAGACCCTTGCGCTCACGCGCGGCCTCAGGCCTGCCGCCGACACGCGGGACGTGACCCGCCTCGTCCGCTGGCTCCCCGAGGTGGATGTGGTCCACGTTCACCGCGGAAAGGAGCACTGGCTGGCGGCTCTGGCCAACCGCGTGTCGCGCTCGCCGCGGCCACTCGTGCGAACCCGGCATATCGTCCGCGTCGTGCGACCCCACGCCGCCAACCGCTGGCTCTACGGCGCGGCAACCGACCTGGTCATCACGGTGACCCACGCGATCGCCCGCCAGTACGTGGCTTCGGGTCTGCTCACACCGGAACGTGCGGTGACGCTTCCGGGCGGCGTTGACGACAGGCGGTTCCGTCCCGGCGCGGACGACCGGCCCGTCCGTGCAGCCCTCGGGCTCCGCCCCGACGAGCCGCTGCTCGGCATTGCCGGCGGGCTCCGCGTCATGAAGGGGCACCAGGTAGTGGTCGAGGCGCTGGCTCGCCTGGGAGCCACGGGAGTTCGCCCGCACGTCCTAGTCGTTGGAGAGGGATCGCAGAAGACCCTCATTCGAGAGGGGATCCGGCGGGCCGGTCTCGACGCCCAGTTCAGCTTCGTCGGGTTCGCCCCGGACCTCCCTCAGGTCGTGGGCGCCATCGACGTCGCCCTCTACGTGCCGCTCGAGTCCGACGGAATGGGGAGGGTGGTCTTCGAGTATCTGGCAACGGCCCGCGCGCTGATCGCGAGCCGGGTAGGGATCGTCCCGGAAGTCCTGACGGACGGGCGCGACGCGTTGCTCGTCCCTGCCGGGGATCCAGGCGCGCTGGCCGCGGCGATCGGCCGGTTGCTCGGGGACGAGCGGCTGCGTCAAGCCCTCGGCGTGGCAGGCCGCCGGTTGGTCGAGGAGCGCTACTCGGGGGCGCGCGTGGCGCAGAGTCTGGTCGCCCACTACGCGCGGCTCGTCCGGCTCCCAGGCCCGTGA
- a CDS encoding glycosyltransferase family 4 protein, translated as MAPLTILHLVANRWWTGSADPTLRLLQELKARGHRVLLGAVHGDRFEAKAREAGIALLGDLSLDPRFQPIPLVRDLRRLRRLVAREGVQIVHCHHSHDHWLGALTRGRAALLRTFHVLRAVRSGWPFSLLRRWTDGVFAVSRQIQARSTEVGFEPSQVWFLPGAVDLGRFSPIVSGKAIRDELGLGDAPVIGSVARLAPNRGHELLIEGFRLLLRQVPEARLLVVGKGEARPRLQRLVGELGLGDRILFIGYRDSDLPQVLAALDCFVLMGGGSDESCRAALEAMAAGKPVVARRVSALPETIADGETGLLIPDDRPESVTRALAEILRDPERARRMGTAGRLRAERDFHPEQAVRVVEGAYHAVLARRASGNS; from the coding sequence GTGGCACCGCTGACGATCCTCCACCTTGTCGCCAACCGCTGGTGGACCGGGAGCGCTGACCCAACCCTCCGGCTCCTTCAGGAATTGAAGGCGCGCGGCCACCGGGTCCTCCTCGGCGCCGTGCACGGTGACCGCTTCGAGGCCAAGGCCCGTGAAGCCGGGATCGCGCTGCTCGGCGATCTCTCCCTCGATCCGCGGTTTCAGCCGATCCCGCTCGTCAGGGATCTCCGGCGGCTCCGCCGGCTCGTCGCCCGGGAGGGTGTCCAGATCGTCCACTGTCACCACTCCCACGACCACTGGCTCGGCGCCCTCACCCGGGGCCGGGCTGCCCTCCTCCGCACCTTCCACGTCCTCAGGGCCGTAAGGTCCGGTTGGCCCTTTTCGCTGCTCCGTCGGTGGACCGACGGGGTCTTCGCCGTCAGCCGGCAGATTCAAGCCCGGAGCACGGAGGTCGGGTTCGAGCCGAGCCAAGTCTGGTTCCTGCCCGGCGCCGTCGACCTCGGGCGCTTCTCCCCGATCGTGAGCGGCAAAGCGATCCGTGACGAGCTTGGTCTCGGCGATGCGCCGGTGATAGGCTCCGTCGCCCGGCTCGCCCCAAACCGCGGTCACGAGCTCCTGATCGAGGGGTTCCGCCTGCTCCTCCGCCAGGTCCCCGAGGCACGTCTCCTCGTCGTCGGCAAGGGGGAGGCGAGGCCTCGACTGCAGCGCCTGGTCGGCGAGCTCGGCCTGGGCGACCGGATCCTCTTCATCGGCTATCGCGATAGCGACCTACCCCAGGTGCTCGCGGCGCTGGACTGCTTCGTCCTCATGGGAGGCGGCTCGGACGAGTCCTGCCGCGCGGCGCTCGAGGCCATGGCCGCGGGAAAGCCGGTCGTCGCCCGCCGCGTGAGCGCGCTCCCCGAGACCATCGCGGACGGCGAGACCGGCCTGCTGATTCCCGACGACCGGCCCGAGAGCGTGACCCGGGCGCTCGCCGAAATCCTCCGCGACCCGGAGCGCGCGCGCAGGATGGGGACGGCGGGCCGGCTCCGGGCGGAGCGCGACTTCCACCCCGAGCAGGCTGTGAGGGTCGTCGAAGGCGCCTACCACGCGGTCCTCGCCCGTCGCGCCTCCGGAAACTCGTGA
- a CDS encoding glycosyltransferase family 4 protein, with product MSNVLHTESSVGWGGQEVRILTEARWLGDRGWRVLIAGQPQSPILAEAGRSGIPVVAVPMRGPWDVAAVARLAAVIRRERLSLVHTHSSVDAWLGGMAARVSGVPVVRSRHVSISIRGRWNPVYSLLADRVVTSGETIRRLLVTAGVSAAKVIAVPAGVDLNDFTPGPGGERVRVELGLTSPVIGSVAMFRGSKGHQYLLEAFEIVLREFPTARLLLVGDGIRRAWVESLVGERKLSRAVMFTGFRPDVPDLLRALDCFVLASVRTEGVPQSLLQALATEIPVVASSVGGVPEVLEHEVTGLLVPSGDPQRLAAALLATLREPELARRRAKAGRELVEARFSRARTVDRMVALYDELLAAWHR from the coding sequence GTGAGTAACGTTCTCCACACCGAGTCGTCCGTGGGGTGGGGAGGGCAGGAGGTCCGCATCCTGACCGAGGCGCGCTGGCTCGGTGATCGGGGCTGGCGCGTCCTCATCGCCGGGCAGCCTCAGAGCCCCATCCTTGCCGAGGCCGGTCGTAGCGGGATCCCGGTGGTCGCCGTGCCGATGCGCGGCCCGTGGGACGTGGCTGCCGTGGCCCGGCTCGCGGCTGTGATCAGGCGCGAGCGACTGTCCCTGGTCCACACCCACAGCTCGGTGGACGCGTGGCTCGGGGGAATGGCGGCCAGGGTGAGCGGGGTCCCCGTGGTGAGGAGCCGGCACGTTTCGATCTCGATTCGCGGCAGGTGGAATCCCGTGTACTCGCTCCTCGCCGACCGCGTCGTCACGAGCGGGGAAACGATCCGCCGGCTCCTGGTCACCGCTGGCGTCAGCGCGGCCAAGGTCATCGCGGTGCCAGCGGGCGTGGACCTCAACGACTTCACCCCTGGCCCGGGCGGGGAGCGCGTCCGCGTCGAACTCGGGCTGACGTCTCCGGTCATCGGCTCGGTGGCCATGTTCAGGGGCTCCAAAGGCCACCAGTACCTCCTGGAGGCCTTCGAGATAGTTCTCAGGGAGTTCCCGACAGCACGGCTTCTCCTGGTCGGCGACGGGATCAGACGAGCGTGGGTGGAGAGCCTCGTGGGCGAACGGAAGCTCTCCCGGGCGGTCATGTTCACCGGGTTTCGTCCCGACGTCCCCGACCTCCTCCGCGCGCTGGATTGCTTCGTCCTCGCCTCCGTCAGGACCGAGGGAGTCCCCCAGTCGCTGCTCCAGGCGCTTGCGACCGAGATCCCCGTCGTCGCCTCGTCGGTGGGCGGCGTGCCGGAGGTCCTGGAGCACGAGGTGACGGGGCTCCTGGTCCCCTCTGGCGATCCGCAGCGGCTCGCCGCTGCCCTCCTGGCGACGCTCAGAGAGCCCGAGCTCGCCCGCCGCCGCGCCAAGGCGGGGCGGGAGCTGGTCGAGGCCCGCTTCTCACGCGCTCGAACCGTCGACCGGATGGTCGCGCTCTACGACGAGCTTCTGGCCGCGTGGCACCGCTGA
- a CDS encoding glycosyltransferase family 9 protein, with translation MNTIDPGEVRTLVVRAPNWLGDSVMALPALKALRAGVPQGQITLVGPWAGLFADQGVADRVVAYPRSFARRLSLTRALRSVRADTALILPNSLESALAAWSWGAARRVGFATDGRARLLTHSLPHPAPRRHQVDEYIELLKAFELDASENTPRWILGAGPEDAEVSRLFRDLGAGPSDRLVGLHLGAAFGTSKLWPVERWASLGSELGRRGFVPVLLGSGADLGVAADVLRHAPMPVASLVARDRPALLPCLLSRLEVLVAGDTGVAQLAAAVGAGVVVLFGPTDPRLTAPRGARVIVLAKDVKCAPCFLPVCPIDHPCMRGIGVGEVAAAVVVLSGTRA, from the coding sequence ATGAACACGATCGATCCCGGAGAAGTCCGCACGCTGGTGGTCCGCGCCCCGAACTGGCTCGGCGACAGCGTGATGGCGCTGCCGGCGCTCAAGGCGCTCCGGGCGGGCGTGCCGCAGGGGCAGATCACCCTCGTCGGGCCCTGGGCGGGGCTCTTCGCCGATCAGGGCGTGGCCGACCGTGTGGTCGCGTATCCGAGAAGCTTCGCCCGCCGGCTCAGCCTCACGCGTGCGCTCCGCTCGGTGCGAGCCGACACGGCGTTGATCCTCCCCAACTCGCTGGAATCAGCTCTGGCGGCCTGGAGCTGGGGTGCGGCGCGCCGGGTCGGCTTCGCGACCGACGGACGCGCCCGGCTCCTCACCCATTCGCTTCCGCACCCCGCGCCGCGGCGGCATCAGGTGGACGAATACATCGAGCTGCTGAAGGCGTTCGAGCTGGACGCTTCCGAGAACACCCCGCGGTGGATCCTGGGCGCGGGACCGGAGGACGCGGAGGTCTCGCGCCTGTTCCGCGACCTCGGCGCGGGCCCGAGCGACCGGCTCGTCGGGCTTCACCTGGGCGCGGCCTTCGGAACCTCCAAGCTCTGGCCGGTCGAGCGCTGGGCGTCGCTCGGCTCCGAGCTGGGGCGCCGGGGGTTCGTGCCCGTGCTTTTGGGATCCGGCGCCGATCTCGGAGTCGCGGCGGACGTGCTGAGGCATGCCCCGATGCCGGTAGCCTCGCTGGTCGCGCGCGACCGGCCGGCGCTGCTGCCGTGCCTCTTGTCCCGCCTGGAAGTCCTCGTCGCCGGCGACACCGGTGTGGCTCAGCTCGCGGCCGCGGTGGGAGCCGGGGTCGTCGTGCTGTTCGGCCCGACGGATCCTCGTCTCACGGCGCCTCGCGGCGCGCGGGTCATCGTGCTCGCGAAGGACGTGAAATGCGCCCCGTGCTTCCTCCCGGTCTGTCCCATCGACCATCCGTGTATGCGCGGGATCGGCGTTGGCGAGGTGGCGGCGGCCGTGGTGGTGCTGTCGGGGACGCGCGCGTGA